Proteins co-encoded in one Montipora capricornis isolate CH-2021 chromosome 12, ASM3666992v2, whole genome shotgun sequence genomic window:
- the LOC138025385 gene encoding uncharacterized protein codes for MGYHFYADDTQLYLSFNSLSGDDQAYSVAQVESCVGDIDRWMSCNKLKLNRDKTELLVISSKYRPRPSLDSILVGDHRVNRSDKAWNIGVVLDETLSLDKHVNSVCKSALFHLWNIAKIRMYLTSESTKTLVHAYVTCRLDNCNSLLLGSLKYMIQKLQRVQNCAARLVAGQPRAAHICPVLKELHWLPIEQRITFKVLLLTFKALNNLAPPYLSQLIVPYNPVRNLRSAGKHLLEEPKVRLKSYGDRAFSVAAPKHWNEIPLDIKLSRSVDVFKSRLKTYLFRLVLIVLCF; via the coding sequence ATGGGCTATCatttctatgctgatgacactcagTTGTATTTGTCTTTCAATTCTCTCAGTGGGGATGATCAAGCTTATTCTGTCGCTCAGGTTGAATCCTGTGTTGGAGATATCGACCGCTGGATGTCTTGTAACAAACTTAAGTTGAATAGGGACAAGACGGAACTGCTCGTTATCAGTTCAAAATATCGGCCACGCCCATCTTTAGATAGTATCCTGGTCGGCGATCATCGTGTAAATCGGTCTGACAAAGCTTGGAACATAGGAGTAGTTCTCGATGAGACCTTGTCACTAGATAAGCATGTGAATTCCGTTTGTAAATctgctttatttcatctttggaATATCGCGAAGATAAGAATGTATCTGACTTCTGAGAGCACAAAGACCCTCGTCCATGCTTATGTTACCTGTCGACTTGACAATTGTAACTCGTTGCTACTTGGGTCACTGAAGTATATGATTCAGAAGCTCCAGCGCGTTCAAAACTGCGCTGCACGCCTTGTAGCTGGGCAACCTAGGGCTGCGCACATTTGCCCCGTTCTTAAGGAGCTACACTGGTTACCCATTGAGCAGCGAATTACCTTTAAAGTATTATTGTTAACCTTTAAAGCTCTCAATAATCTGGCGCCTCCGTATCTAAGTCAACTTATAGTCCCATACAACCCTGTAAGAAATCTTAGGTCAGCTGGCAAACACTTATTAGAAGAACCGAAGGTGCGCCTGAAGAGCTATGGGGACAGGGCCTTTTCGGTTGCTGCCCCAAAACACTGGAATGAAATTCCCTTGGACATTAAGTTAAGTCGGTCAGTTGATGTCTTTAAATCTAGattgaaaacttatctttttaggcttgttttaattgttcttTGTTTTTAG
- the LOC138025386 gene encoding uncharacterized protein, which yields MNLLLITENENKHYVLIKDFNKFMYNQTKHKERKHFCMHCLQCFSSERVLTDHKENCIQVNGTQAITMPTKGDNILKFNNFHKQLPVPFVIYADFEAITEKIHGCQPNNDKSFTEAYQKHTDCGYGYKVVCCYDDKYTKPVQIYRGEKAVYKFMEAMLDEVKYCKKVMKKYFNKPLRMTKDEEEKFQKADKCHICEKEYNKTDVRVRDHCHVTGQYRGSAHQDCNLNFRLTEKIPVIFHNLRGYDSHFIMQEIGEIVKEHKYTNKKGEKCQMNINAIPNNMEKYMAFMLGNHLTFIDSFQFMSSSLDKLVSNLPKEALIYTSRKFQGKELDLMSKKGVYPYDFMDSFDKFNEKLPPKEEFYSILNDEHISGDQYKHAQNVWNTFNLKNMGEYHDLYLKSDILLLADVFENFRKTCLQYYKLDPCHYFTSPGLSWDAMLKMTDIKLELMTDIDMFQFIEKGMRGGISYIANRYGKANNKYMKTYDEKAPSKYIMYLDANNLYGWAMSQYLPTGGFRWMTEKQINNMNLSKYSENSKKGSILEVDLAYPKELHDLHNDYPLAPEKVKVGENMLSEYCKNIAKKYKISTGLVHKLIPTLSNKEKYVLHYRNLQLYTDLGLKITKIYRVLEFNQSPWLKEYIDFNTQKRTNAKNAFEKDFFKLMNNSVFGKTMENIRKRVDVRLVTDENKLSKMAAKPTYVSSKIFNENLVAVHKIKETLTLNRPAYVGMCILDLSKTLMYDFHYNYIKQKYDSKAKLLFTDTDSLTYEIETSDVYQDFWNDKDKFDNSDYPEDSQYLNTTNKKVIGKFKDEVAGIPITEFVGLRSKMYSYMKDNDKGGKTAKGIKKNIIKKNITHENYKNVLFNNEQMHHTMKTIRSNKHQLGSYELNKVSLSCFDDKRYILENGITSHAYGHYKI from the coding sequence atgaatctgcttcttataacagaaaatgaaaacaagcactatgtattaatcaaagatttcaacaagtttatgtacaatcaaacaaagcacaaagagagaaaacatttttgcatgcattgtcttcagtgtttcagttctgaaagagtattgactgatcataaagaaaactgtatccAAGTGAATGGCACACAAGCGATTACAATGCCAACAAAAGGTGACAACatactaaaattcaataatttccataaacaactaCCAGTTCCATTTGTAATATATGCCGACTTCGAagccataactgaaaaaatacatGGATGTCAACCCAATAATGACAAATCATTCACTGAAGCTTATCAGAAGCATACAGACTGTGGATACGGTTACAAggttgtttgttgttatgaCGATAAATACAcgaaaccagtacaaatttacagaggtgaaaaagccgtttacaaatttatggaagctatgctggatgaagtcaaatattgcaagaaggttatgaaaaaatatttcaataaacCATTAAGAATGACTAAAGATGAGgaagaaaaattccaaaaagctgATAAATGCCATATATGTgagaaagaatacaataaaactgATGTAAGAGTAAGAGATCACTGCCATGTGACTGGTCAGTACAGAGGATCCGCACATCAAGATTGTAACCTAAATTTCAGATTGACCGAGAAAATTCCAGTTATATTTCACAATCTCCGTgggtatgacagtcattttataatgcaagagattggtgaaatagtcaaagagcataaatatacaaataagaaaggtgaaaagtgtcaaatgaatatcaatgccataccaaacaacatggaaaagtatatggctttcatgcttggtaatcatctgacctttattgatagttttcaatttatgagctcaagtcttgacaaactggtgagcaacctaccaaaagaagcattaataTATACTTCTCGAAAATTCCAAGGTAAAGAGCTTGATTTAATGAGCAAGAAGGGAGTCTACCCATATGACTTCATGGACAGCTTtgataaattcaatgaaaagctaccaccaaaagaagaattttacagtatattaAATGATGAGCATATCTCAGGTGATCAatacaaacatgctcaaaatgtatggaacacttttaatctgaaaaatatgGGCGAGTACCATGACTTATATCTCAAATCTGACATACTTCTGTTAGCTGATGTATTCGAAAACTTTCGAAAGACCTGTCTGCAATACTATAAACTCGACCcatgtcattattttaccagtCCTGGGCTTTCCTGGGATGCTATGCTAAAAATGACTGACATAAAATTAGAGCTTATGACtgatattgatatgtttcaGTTCATTGAAAAAGGAATGCGTGGTGGAATAAGTTACATTGCCAACCGGTATggaaaagcaaacaataaatacatgaaaacatatgatgaGAAGGCGCCCTCAAAGTATATAATGTATCTAGATGCTAACAATCTGTACGGTTGGGCTATGTCACAATACCTACCAACTGGTGGATTCAGATGGATGACAGAAAAGCAAATCAACAACATGAATTTGTCTAAATACAGCGAGAACAGCAAAAAAGGATCAATATTAGAAGTAGACCTAGCATATCCAAAAGAACTAcatgatttgcataatgactaCCCACTAGCACCGGAAAAGGTTAAAGTAGGTGAAAACATGCTATCAGAATATTGCAAAAACATCGCGAAGAAATACAAAATATCGACTGGTTTAGTTCATAAATTAATACCTACattaagcaataaagaaaaatacgtaCTCCATTACAGAAACCTTCAATTATACACTGATCTCggtttgaaaataaccaaaatTTATCGAGTGTTGGAGTTCAATCAGTCACCATGGTTGAAAGAATACATTGATTTCAACACACAGAAGAGAACCaatgccaaaaatgcttttgagaaagacttcttcaagcttatgaacaacagtgtatttggaaaaacaatggaaaacattagAAAGCGAGTAGATGTAAGATTAGTaactgatgaaaacaaactgtcaaaaatggctgccaaaccaacatatgttagtagcaagatctttaatgaaaatctagtggcagtgcataaaatcaaagaaacactgaCCCTAAACAGACCGGCATATGTGGGAATGTGTATCTTGGATCTGAGCAAGAcgttaatgtatgattttcattataattatatcaaacaaaaatacgacagcaaagcaaaattattattcacagacactgATAGCTTGACCTATGAAATTGAAACCAGTGATGTGTACcaagacttttggaatgatAAAGATAAATTCGACAACAGTGACTATCcagaagattcacaatatttaaacacaacaaataaaaaagtgatcggtaaattcaaagatgaagtGGCAGGCATACCGATAACCGAATTCGTCGGATTGAGATcaaaaatgtattcatatatgaaagacaatgacaaaggcGGAAAAACTGCAAAGGGAATCAAGAAGAACATCATAAAAAAGAACATAACtcatgaaaattacaaaaacgttttgtttaatAACGAACAAATGCATcacacaatgaaaacaatccgAAGCAATAaacatcaacttggaagctacGAGCTAAATAAAGTTTCATTATCTTGCTTCGATGACAAAAGATACATATTAGAAAATGGTATAACAAGTCATGCCTACGGTCACTACAAAATATAA
- the LOC138025387 gene encoding uncharacterized protein: MWKQFTVQGNTMYLDMLSKLVKQYNNTKHSSIKMTPVEASNKRNEGIVYFNLYGDTETLKQKPKFQTGDKVRISKYKRNVFDKGYTPNWTEEVFTVDKIQYTNPITYKLKDLRGEEIQGSFYEPELLKAKQDIFRIDKVIRRDYKKKQALVKWKGYSDEFNSWIPLKDIENV, translated from the coding sequence atgtggaagcagttcacagttcaaggtaatacaatgtatctcgatatgctgtccaaactagtgaaacagtataataatacaaaacattcaagcataaagatgacacccGTTGAAGCATCTAACAAGAGGAATGAAGGTATAGTTTACTTCAATCTATATGGTGATACAGAAACATTGAAACAGAAACCTAAATTTCAAACAGGTGACAAGGTTCGAATATCCaagtataaacggaatgtgttCGATAAAGGATATACTCCAAATTGGACagaagaagtgtttacagttgataagatccaatacactaatccaataacatacaaactaaaagatctcagaggtgaagagatacaaggcagtttttatgaacctgaattattaaaagcaaagcaGGATATTTTCCGTATTGACAAAGTGATTAGAAgagactataaaaagaaacaagctttggtaaaatggaagggatacagtgatgaattcaacagttggataccgttgaaagacattgaaaacGTGTGA